In a single window of the Penaeus monodon isolate SGIC_2016 chromosome 3, NSTDA_Pmon_1, whole genome shotgun sequence genome:
- the LOC119587644 gene encoding cleft lip and palate transmembrane protein 1-like (The sequence of the model RefSeq protein was modified relative to this genomic sequence to represent the inferred CDS: added 11 bases not found in genome assembly) has translation MKSRWPGTAMLEGLGGEEDDEDQDTIKEAFLETSPYLLALTMAVSLLHSVFEFLAFKNDIQFWNNRQSLEGLSVRSVFFNVFQSVVVLLYVLDNETNFVIKVSCFVGLGIELWKITKVTNVSVNREKRIMGIPTLKFTDKGTYVNSNTKAYDEMAYRYLSVVLFPLLGGYCVYSLIYQEHKGWYSFVLSMLYGFLLTFGFIMMTPQLFINYKLKSVAHLPWRMLTYKALNTFIDDIFAFVIKMPTMYRLGCLRDDVIFFIFLYQQGNPKNIPDTGR, from the exons aTGGCCTGGCACAGCTATGTTGGAGGGCCTTGGTGGGGAAGAGGATGACGAAGACCAAGATACCATCAAGGAAGCCTTTTTGGAAACCTCTCCATACCTGCTGGCTCTCACAATGGCCGTTTCACTCTTGCACTCCGTATTTGAGTTCCTCGCCTTCAAGAATG atATTCAGTTTTGGAACAATCGTCAGAGTCTTGAAGGCTTGTCAGTTCGCTCTGTGTTCTTCAACGTGTTCCAGTCTGTTGTGGTCCTCCTGTATGTGCTTGACAACGAGACCAATTTTGTTATTAAGGTCTCGTGCTTCGTAGGGCTTGGCATTGAGCTCTGGAAGATCACAAAG GTAACGAATGTCTCTGTTAATAGGGAGAAACGGATTATGGGCATCCCTACATTGAAATTCACAGACAAGGGAACATACGTGAACTCGAATACAAAGGCCTATGATGAAATGGCCTACAGATATCTGTCAGTAGTGCTCTTCCCTCTGTTAGGAGGCTACTGTGTTTATTCTCTCATCTACCAAGAGCATAAAGGATGGTATTCCTTTGTTCTGTCAATGCTTTATGGCTTCCTCCTAACCTTTG GTTTCATCATGATGACTCCACAACTGTTCATCAACTACAAGTTGAAGTCTGTAGCTCACCTGCCATGGAGGATGCTCACATACAAGGCTCTCAACACCTTCATCGACGACATTTTTGCATTTGTTATTAAGATGCCCACCATGTATAGGTTGGGCTGCCTTAGAGATGATGtgatcttctttatcttcctgtaTCAG CAAGGAAACCCAAAGAACATACCTGAtacaggaagataa